From Candidatus Nucleicultrix amoebiphila FS5, a single genomic window includes:
- a CDS encoding M23 family metallopeptidase, with the protein MFEKRYLRHIAGSICIILAISVALHHYLSHRPKIKEIEQVPPVEEAVVEEPSETVVEEVIKLKKGETLITALTNVGIDKLQAQGVAEALKKVFKPKDLRPDHELYLTIRQYRDKPEFRDLEELNFEATIDSSITVTKTDGVFKAQKEAKKLILSIRRVSGQIESGLYVDASKRNVPSKILHEMTQNLLYEIDFQRAFHPGDTYGLIYETDVNPDSLKEQPRSLLFAIVELQDKTVSFYRFKPEKGDSGYYNAKGESIKRGLLRTPIDGAKISSRYGMRRHPILGYTRAHKGVDFSAPSGTPIMASGSGVVDKSGHSRGYGNCVRIKHNHEYSTFYAHLSRFAKGMKAGKRVKQGEVIGYVGSTGLASGPHLHYELLRFNTQINPSKVSMLPAAKLSGKDMERFKAFKAKIDQQYKTVRQAEAPKPAKG; encoded by the coding sequence ATGTTTGAGAAACGTTATCTTAGACACATTGCCGGCAGTATTTGTATTATCCTGGCGATAAGTGTTGCTTTGCATCACTATCTATCGCACCGCCCTAAAATAAAAGAAATTGAACAAGTTCCTCCCGTAGAAGAGGCTGTTGTTGAAGAACCGAGTGAAACGGTTGTTGAAGAGGTTATAAAACTTAAAAAGGGGGAAACTTTAATTACAGCCCTCACCAATGTGGGTATAGATAAACTACAAGCCCAAGGCGTCGCTGAAGCCCTCAAGAAAGTCTTTAAGCCAAAAGATTTACGTCCTGATCATGAGCTTTATCTTACTATCCGCCAATATCGTGATAAACCTGAATTTCGAGACCTTGAAGAACTCAACTTTGAGGCCACCATTGATAGTTCAATTACGGTGACAAAAACTGATGGCGTCTTTAAAGCTCAAAAGGAAGCCAAAAAGCTTATTCTCAGTATACGAAGGGTTTCTGGTCAAATTGAAAGCGGTCTTTATGTAGATGCTTCCAAGCGAAACGTTCCATCAAAAATTCTTCATGAGATGACCCAAAACTTGCTTTATGAAATTGACTTTCAACGTGCCTTTCACCCAGGTGATACTTATGGTCTCATCTATGAAACAGATGTAAATCCAGATTCTTTAAAAGAACAACCGCGCTCTTTACTCTTCGCCATTGTTGAACTTCAAGACAAAACTGTTAGCTTTTATCGTTTTAAACCTGAGAAGGGCGATTCAGGATATTATAACGCTAAAGGTGAAAGCATAAAACGCGGACTTTTAAGAACTCCAATTGATGGCGCCAAAATTTCCTCTCGATATGGCATGCGACGCCATCCAATTTTAGGATATACACGCGCCCATAAAGGCGTGGACTTCTCCGCCCCAAGCGGCACCCCTATTATGGCATCAGGTAGCGGAGTCGTAGATAAATCAGGTCACTCTAGAGGTTATGGTAATTGTGTACGCATTAAACACAATCATGAATATTCGACGTTCTATGCCCATCTTAGTCGATTTGCAAAAGGCATGAAGGCAGGCAAACGTGTAAAACAAGGCGAAGTAATTGGCTACGTTGGTTCAACAGGTCTCGCTTCAGGCCCTCATTTGCATTATGAATTACTACGATTTAACACTCAAATTAACCCAAGCAAGGTAAGCATGTTGCCTGCTGCCAAGCTTTCTGGCAAGGACATGGAACGTTTTAAGGCATTTAAGGCAAAGATTGATCAACAATACAAGACTGTTAGACAAGCTGAGGCCCCAAAGCCTGCAAAAGGCTAA